One region of Acidobacteriota bacterium genomic DNA includes:
- a CDS encoding VWA domain-containing protein codes for MRALCRSLCYAGFHHRLPAGGLLVLAAAVVLALSAAAAQGQALGQLYIEALDDEGQVVPDLTARDFIVLEDDTRVNIVSAERVGPMKVALLVDNGERMSELAAYYPARDAVGAFLDTLGPEHEVALFTIARSIQRRVDFTMDRAALRQSVEDMVLDSGGGTLLLDGIREIWDSYYEGDDTLPAMVVILTDGPEGSRNYNDAEFAELVDRLIFNGIMVNVVQLSGLSGRSRGGEISTMPEYARSIAENTGGVYETITTATGMPEWMERYAERLNTHYAGMSKRYRLRYEPPDPRGAQISAGARPGVNIRLFTDVRMEQ; via the coding sequence ATGCGAGCGCTTTGCCGCTCTCTGTGCTACGCGGGGTTTCACCACCGGCTGCCAGCGGGTGGCCTGCTCGTCCTCGCCGCGGCGGTCGTTCTGGCGTTGTCTGCCGCCGCGGCGCAGGGGCAGGCTCTCGGCCAGTTGTACATCGAGGCCCTGGACGACGAGGGGCAGGTGGTCCCCGACCTGACGGCGCGGGACTTCATCGTGCTGGAGGACGACACGCGGGTCAACATCGTCTCGGCCGAGCGGGTCGGCCCGATGAAGGTGGCGCTGCTTGTCGACAACGGCGAGCGGATGTCGGAGCTCGCCGCGTACTACCCGGCGCGGGACGCGGTTGGGGCCTTTCTCGACACCCTCGGGCCGGAACACGAGGTTGCCCTGTTCACGATCGCCCGGAGCATTCAGCGCCGGGTCGACTTCACGATGGACCGCGCGGCGTTGCGGCAATCGGTCGAGGACATGGTTCTGGATTCGGGGGGAGGCACGCTCCTGCTCGACGGCATCCGGGAGATCTGGGACAGCTACTACGAGGGTGACGATACGCTGCCGGCAATGGTCGTCATCCTGACCGATGGCCCCGAGGGCAGCAGGAACTACAACGACGCCGAATTCGCGGAACTCGTCGACCGGCTCATCTTCAACGGCATCATGGTTAACGTCGTGCAACTGTCTGGCCTCAGCGGCAGAAGCCGCGGCGGCGAGATCAGCACGATGCCCGAGTACGCCCGCAGCATCGCCGAGAACACGGGCGGCGTCTACGAGACCATCACCACCGCGACCGGTATGCCGGAGTGGATGGAGAGGTATGCGGAACGGCTGAACACCCACTACGCGGGAATGTCGAAGCGCTACCGCCTGCGGTACGAGCCGCCCGATCCGCGCGGCGCGCAGATCTCCGCGGGAGCGCGCCCCGGCGTCAACATCCGCCTTTTTACCGACGTCCGTATGGAGCAGTAG
- a CDS encoding response regulator transcription factor, with translation MAPDRLRLIVADDEALARGLVRDYAARCTGVSIVHECIDVETLAAALEQGGADAAMLDIRMPGRDVFEVLDYIRQEQPLPALVFATAYDRYAVRAFEMNAVDYLVKPFTESRFAETIGRLREYQRRGTPADGVPRLLRDLGRRPDRLLVPEGRRIVPVAVSAISWIQAEGDYARIHADAKSYLVYRTLNELEERLDPAEFLRVHRSAIVRLDRILEVHPAGSSRYRVTLQGGATLTVSRGRAQALKQLIL, from the coding sequence ATGGCTCCTGACCGCCTCCGCCTGATCGTGGCCGACGACGAGGCACTGGCCCGAGGGCTCGTGCGGGACTACGCGGCCCGATGTACCGGCGTGAGCATCGTGCACGAGTGCATCGACGTCGAGACATTGGCTGCCGCACTCGAACAGGGGGGAGCGGACGCGGCCATGCTCGACATCCGAATGCCGGGACGCGACGTGTTCGAAGTCCTTGACTACATTCGGCAAGAGCAACCGCTGCCCGCCCTTGTCTTTGCGACCGCGTATGACCGTTACGCCGTGCGCGCGTTCGAGATGAACGCGGTGGACTACCTCGTGAAGCCCTTCACGGAATCTCGATTCGCGGAGACGATCGGGCGACTGCGGGAATACCAGCGGCGCGGCACGCCTGCCGACGGTGTCCCGCGCCTTCTGCGCGATCTTGGCCGCCGCCCTGACCGGTTGCTCGTGCCTGAGGGGCGCCGCATCGTACCCGTCGCCGTCTCAGCCATAAGCTGGATACAAGCCGAAGGGGACTACGCGCGGATTCACGCCGACGCCAAGAGTTACCTCGTGTACCGCACGCTCAACGAACTTGAAGAGCGGTTGGATCCAGCCGAATTCCTGCGCGTGCATCGCTCCGCGATCGTGCGGCTCGATCGGATTCTGGAAGTACACCCCGCCGGAAGCAGCCGTTATCGTGTGACTCTGCAGGGCGGTGCAACCCTGACCGTTAGCCGTGGCCGTGCCCAGGCCCTGAAACAGCTCATACTGTGA
- a CDS encoding TonB-dependent receptor: MTTLALVLFLAQPFAAFAAEQRPIQPDVSTHVVGTVRDTTGLPLPGAMIEIDDSLVAVSDAEGRFEIDLASGARYRAVVTLPGFDPHESVLEVSRGVRLNVVLAVSRMQDQVTVTAPSPEEAVTRLFLLEPVQVYRTPGARADVFRALQTLPGVAAPDDAAGLFVRGGDVSEVLVSLDDAVIAHPYRYETPTGGYRGAVDPLLISGLSFSTGGFSARYGNALSGILDLRGLERPEAPQTTATFGLAGASASIAAPAGDRFGVHGAFNRTFTGVLFAVNGSPRPFDPPPEGWDGSAGFAWNLGRGGRLKGFSLMQRDRVGVGIEQDAFTGLLQSSTAHGFVGTRWDGALGDWAAAASFGHDDYKRGTRVGILDRTTTDRVTSWRMDLSAPTTSVVEWRVGANGSLAETAIAGRVPVRGGDLAGVSGDVRFDAVVDDWYGGAYLEATAHTGAVSTTIGARADRFGLARATTVDPRLNVRIGLGRTHALRFATGVYHQAPSPSYYDRERGASRLPPMRALHYVAGYEAGRETEGIYVRAEGFVKTYADLPLEEEVRGYTADGYGSARGVDLFVQWLSSRLEVRGTASWLRAKRRWTPVDQRERYDLPDGTWTPDFEIPWWVQIITTVPLSNSMNVSASWRSAAGRPHTPIVDGRAIGDRFLPVFGPVNSERLPRYERLDVSSSWLVPAGDGVAILFATVDNVLGRANFFDYVYTPDYASRQPVVNAAPRSVYVGVSLRR; this comes from the coding sequence ATGACAACGCTGGCACTGGTCCTCTTCCTGGCTCAGCCCTTCGCCGCATTCGCCGCTGAGCAGCGTCCGATCCAACCAGACGTCTCGACTCACGTCGTGGGCACAGTTCGCGACACGACCGGTTTGCCGCTGCCTGGCGCCATGATCGAAATCGACGATTCTCTCGTTGCCGTTTCGGACGCCGAAGGCCGCTTCGAGATCGACTTGGCGTCCGGTGCGCGCTACCGAGCGGTCGTGACACTACCTGGGTTTGACCCACACGAATCCGTTCTCGAGGTGAGCCGGGGCGTGCGACTCAACGTCGTGCTGGCGGTCAGCCGCATGCAGGATCAAGTCACCGTCACGGCCCCGTCACCCGAGGAAGCGGTCACGCGTCTCTTCCTGCTCGAACCCGTCCAGGTCTACCGGACGCCCGGCGCACGCGCTGACGTTTTCAGAGCCCTGCAGACCCTGCCGGGTGTCGCCGCACCTGACGACGCCGCTGGTCTGTTTGTGCGGGGCGGCGACGTCAGCGAAGTGCTGGTGTCGCTTGATGACGCTGTAATCGCCCATCCCTACCGGTATGAGACACCGACCGGCGGATATCGGGGCGCCGTCGACCCACTCCTCATTTCAGGGCTCAGCTTCAGTACAGGCGGCTTCTCCGCTCGGTACGGCAACGCCCTCAGTGGCATCCTCGACCTGCGAGGGCTCGAGCGCCCCGAGGCACCGCAGACAACCGCGACGTTCGGACTCGCCGGTGCCTCTGCCTCCATCGCCGCACCAGCCGGCGACCGATTCGGCGTGCACGGCGCGTTCAATCGGACCTTCACCGGCGTCCTCTTCGCCGTCAACGGTAGCCCGCGCCCGTTTGATCCGCCACCCGAAGGCTGGGATGGGTCCGCCGGGTTTGCCTGGAATCTGGGAAGAGGCGGTCGACTGAAGGGCTTCTCGTTGATGCAGCGGGATCGAGTGGGCGTCGGAATCGAGCAGGACGCGTTCACGGGGCTGTTGCAATCCTCAACCGCGCACGGGTTCGTCGGCACGCGGTGGGATGGCGCCCTCGGAGACTGGGCGGCCGCGGCGTCTTTCGGCCACGACGACTACAAGCGCGGTACCCGCGTCGGCATCCTCGACCGGACGACTACGGACCGAGTGACATCGTGGCGGATGGATCTCAGTGCACCAACGACCAGTGTGGTCGAGTGGCGCGTCGGCGCCAATGGCTCCCTCGCCGAGACGGCGATTGCGGGGCGTGTGCCAGTGAGAGGCGGCGACCTGGCTGGCGTTTCTGGTGACGTTCGGTTTGATGCCGTCGTCGATGATTGGTATGGCGGCGCGTATCTGGAGGCCACGGCACACACCGGGGCCGTGTCGACCACGATCGGGGCACGCGCTGATCGGTTCGGTCTGGCGCGCGCGACCACCGTCGATCCACGGCTCAACGTTCGCATCGGTCTGGGCCGCACGCATGCGCTCCGCTTCGCAACCGGTGTGTACCACCAGGCCCCTTCCCCCTCGTACTACGACCGCGAGCGAGGGGCTTCGCGCCTGCCGCCCATGCGGGCGCTGCACTATGTCGCCGGATACGAGGCCGGTCGCGAAACCGAAGGCATTTACGTTCGGGCCGAGGGGTTCGTTAAGACGTACGCGGACCTTCCCCTGGAAGAGGAAGTCCGAGGGTATACCGCCGACGGGTACGGCTCGGCCCGCGGGGTCGATCTCTTCGTTCAGTGGCTGTCAAGCCGACTCGAGGTGCGCGGCACCGCCAGCTGGCTGCGAGCCAAGCGGCGATGGACTCCAGTCGATCAGCGCGAGCGCTACGACCTTCCGGACGGGACCTGGACACCGGACTTCGAGATTCCCTGGTGGGTGCAGATCATCACCACCGTGCCCCTCTCGAACAGCATGAACGTGAGTGCGTCGTGGCGGTCGGCCGCCGGACGGCCCCATACCCCGATCGTCGATGGCCGCGCGATCGGCGACCGCTTCCTTCCCGTCTTCGGCCCCGTCAACTCCGAGCGCCTCCCACGCTACGAACGGCTTGATGTCTCCTCGAGCTGGCTCGTACCGGCTGGCGACGGGGTGGCGATCCTCTTCGCGACCGTCGACAACGTCCTCGGACGGGCCAACTTCTTCGACTACGTCTACACACCCGACTATGCGTCACGCCAGCCGGTCGTCAACGCGGCGCCCCGCTCGGTGTATGTCGGGGTGTCCCTCAGGAGGTAA
- a CDS encoding BlaI/MecI/CopY family transcriptional regulator — protein sequence MQICWRLGRATARQVHDASDRTRDYRTVKTLLDRIAAKGFLRIEKLGRLSLFVPAVTRQRALSAVIATFVDDVLERSVTPLYLHLAERDDLSREEVAFFRRQLETEEEGNES from the coding sequence ATGCAGATCTGCTGGAGGCTCGGGCGGGCGACCGCCCGGCAGGTCCATGACGCATCGGACCGGACGCGAGACTACCGTACCGTCAAGACCCTGCTCGATCGCATCGCCGCCAAGGGCTTTCTGCGTATCGAGAAGCTGGGGCGGCTGAGTCTCTTCGTGCCGGCCGTCACGCGGCAGCGCGCTCTCTCCGCGGTCATCGCGACCTTCGTCGATGACGTACTGGAGCGATCCGTGACTCCGCTGTACCTGCACCTTGCGGAGCGCGACGACCTGAGCCGCGAGGAGGTCGCCTTCTTCCGGCGCCAACTGGAGACGGAGGAAGAGGGGAACGAGTCGTGA
- a CDS encoding ATP-binding protein: MAVDPWHFERGEFTSRVLTLLVGGPGQALTLFAPRRTGKTEFLLKDLAPLAEARGHRVVYASFWQAPLSPLAVLLHALETSFRQGTLRDRLRSSALALAPKLKLSAPATGMEATFDLTAIRGAPPADLLLHMDDLLDRLSRRRRATILLLDEVQELARSRDNAPLVAALRTSLDTRDRRLRTVFTGSSREGLAAMFSARQAPFFHFATPIDLPPLAEPFVDHILETFHRVSRRTLSRGDALAAFDRLHANPHFFRVLIEQLLHDPDLAVEPALAAVRERIALDLGYPETWLTLTAIQRATARALAAGADRPFGQPFRRRVGEEIGEAALSAGRVQAALRRLERAGLADTHTGRWALVDPEFAAWITGHNGESR; encoded by the coding sequence ATGGCGGTGGACCCGTGGCACTTCGAGCGCGGCGAGTTCACGTCGCGCGTGCTGACGCTGCTGGTCGGCGGTCCGGGGCAGGCACTCACCCTGTTCGCGCCCCGGCGGACCGGCAAGACGGAGTTCCTGCTCAAGGACCTGGCGCCGCTCGCGGAGGCGCGAGGACACCGCGTGGTCTACGCGTCGTTCTGGCAGGCGCCGCTCTCCCCACTGGCGGTGTTGTTGCATGCCCTGGAAACGTCTTTCCGGCAGGGCACTCTCCGCGATCGCCTGCGCAGTTCGGCATTGGCCCTGGCCCCGAAGCTCAAGCTGTCGGCGCCGGCGACGGGCATGGAAGCAACGTTCGATCTCACCGCGATCCGGGGCGCGCCACCGGCCGATCTGCTGCTCCACATGGACGATCTGCTGGATCGTCTCTCCAGAAGACGGAGGGCGACGATCCTGCTCCTCGACGAGGTGCAGGAGCTGGCCCGCAGCCGTGACAATGCGCCCCTCGTGGCGGCGTTGCGGACCAGCCTCGACACGCGCGACAGGCGACTCCGGACCGTGTTCACCGGATCGAGCCGCGAAGGGCTGGCGGCGATGTTCTCGGCGCGCCAGGCGCCGTTCTTCCACTTCGCGACGCCGATCGATCTGCCGCCCCTCGCCGAGCCGTTCGTCGATCACATCCTCGAGACGTTCCACCGGGTGTCGCGGCGGACGCTGAGCCGCGGGGATGCGCTCGCCGCCTTCGACCGGTTGCACGCCAACCCCCACTTCTTCCGCGTGCTGATCGAGCAACTGCTGCACGATCCCGATCTGGCCGTCGAGCCGGCTCTCGCCGCGGTACGCGAGCGAATCGCTCTCGACCTCGGCTATCCCGAGACGTGGCTGACCCTCACCGCGATTCAGCGCGCGACGGCGCGAGCGTTGGCCGCGGGCGCCGACCGGCCGTTCGGCCAGCCGTTCCGCCGACGGGTCGGCGAGGAGATCGGGGAAGCGGCGCTGTCCGCGGGACGCGTTCAGGCGGCGCTGCGCCGGCTCGAGCGGGCGGGACTCGCGGACACCCATACCGGCCGCTGGGCGCTCGTCGACCCGGAGTTCGCGGCATGGATCACCGGGCACAACGGGGAATCGCGATAG
- a CDS encoding insulinase family protein, with product MTARLLVLSVLAAVLVLPVAAGAQEVDVIEHQLDNGLTILLVPRPGDPNVAAGWIAKVGSVYERPGITGVAHLFEHMMFKGTHTIGTQDIDRDLAIIDELDGLRVEIQAEEAELDRRFALGEIDDPDDPSARSAHHQQSLDRFETLLAEQSDLLIKEDFSRVYTAEGGSGMNAGTSYDFTIYFINVPANKLELWFWMESDRLANPVFREFYAERSVVHEERRLRTDSTPIGKFQEQFEAMFWQSSPYSWPVIGWPSDLEGITRDEALTFFDTYYAPNNLAAALVGDFDPDEAIALAERYFGRLTRGERPPLEPRTREMPQLAEKRMVAYADTNPQVVVRYHSVRDGHVDEPALVVLGQLLSGRTGRLYRALVEEQEVATSASGGQAGFKFEGMFELRGTARQGRTPEEVEEAIYAELERLKTEPVGERELQKVKNQNAARTFRDLGSNFGLMMQLLIREGNRGWRHINTDPALYDAVTAEDVMRVADTYFTPETRAVAVYYRDESAADEPADPLEEGLSDEERQQFRQMRTMLGQVPVEQLQAFLAQVEQQVGQAPPESQDLARALVELIRRRIEETGGGQ from the coding sequence ATGACTGCACGGTTACTGGTTCTCTCTGTGCTGGCCGCCGTCCTTGTCCTGCCCGTTGCCGCGGGGGCGCAGGAGGTGGACGTCATCGAGCATCAGCTCGACAACGGCCTGACCATCCTGCTCGTGCCGCGCCCCGGCGACCCGAACGTGGCGGCCGGCTGGATCGCCAAGGTCGGCTCCGTCTACGAACGCCCCGGCATCACGGGCGTGGCGCATCTCTTCGAACACATGATGTTCAAGGGGACGCACACGATCGGGACGCAGGACATCGACCGCGATCTGGCGATAATCGACGAACTGGATGGCCTGCGCGTCGAGATTCAGGCGGAGGAGGCAGAGCTCGATCGCCGCTTCGCCCTGGGCGAAATCGACGATCCGGACGACCCGTCGGCCCGTAGCGCGCACCACCAGCAGTCGCTGGATCGATTCGAGACGCTCCTCGCCGAGCAGAGCGATCTGCTGATCAAGGAGGATTTCAGCCGGGTATACACCGCCGAGGGCGGTTCCGGCATGAACGCCGGCACGAGCTACGACTTCACCATCTATTTCATCAACGTTCCCGCCAACAAGCTGGAACTCTGGTTCTGGATGGAGAGCGACCGGCTGGCCAACCCGGTGTTCCGCGAGTTCTACGCGGAGCGAAGCGTCGTCCACGAGGAGCGCCGGCTCCGGACCGACAGCACGCCCATCGGGAAGTTCCAGGAACAGTTCGAGGCGATGTTCTGGCAGTCGTCGCCCTACAGTTGGCCGGTCATCGGCTGGCCGAGCGACCTCGAAGGGATCACGCGGGACGAGGCGCTCACGTTCTTCGACACCTACTACGCGCCGAACAATCTCGCGGCGGCGCTGGTGGGCGACTTCGATCCGGATGAGGCCATTGCCCTCGCCGAGCGTTATTTCGGCCGCCTGACGCGCGGCGAACGGCCGCCGCTGGAGCCGCGGACGCGCGAGATGCCGCAGTTGGCCGAGAAGCGGATGGTCGCGTACGCCGACACGAACCCGCAGGTCGTGGTCCGCTACCATTCGGTCCGGGACGGGCATGTGGACGAGCCGGCCCTCGTGGTGTTGGGCCAGTTGCTGAGCGGACGGACCGGACGGCTGTACCGCGCCCTGGTCGAGGAGCAGGAGGTGGCCACCTCGGCGTCCGGGGGGCAGGCCGGCTTCAAGTTCGAGGGGATGTTCGAGCTGCGCGGCACGGCCCGGCAGGGACGCACCCCGGAGGAGGTGGAGGAGGCGATCTACGCCGAGCTGGAACGGCTCAAGACGGAACCGGTGGGAGAGCGCGAGCTGCAGAAGGTGAAGAACCAGAACGCGGCGCGGACCTTCCGCGACCTCGGCAGCAACTTCGGCCTCATGATGCAACTGCTCATCCGCGAGGGGAACCGTGGCTGGCGGCACATCAACACCGACCCGGCGCTGTACGACGCGGTCACGGCCGAAGATGTGATGCGCGTGGCCGACACCTATTTCACGCCGGAGACGCGCGCCGTAGCGGTCTACTACCGCGACGAGAGCGCGGCGGACGAGCCGGCCGATCCCCTCGAGGAAGGGCTCAGCGACGAGGAACGGCAGCAGTTCCGGCAGATGCGCACGATGCTCGGTCAGGTGCCGGTTGAGCAGTTGCAGGCGTTTCTCGCCCAGGTGGAGCAGCAGGTAGGCCAGGCGCCACCGGAGAGCCAGGACCTGGCGCGGGCGCTGGTGGAGTTGATCCGCCGGCGGATCGAAGAGACAGGAGGTGGGCAGTGA